A region of Micromonospora chokoriensis DNA encodes the following proteins:
- a CDS encoding glycoside hydrolase family 6 protein, whose protein sequence is MAILSPLRGRSAVSVAAIVGTVAAGVCFAVNGASAGTVSGSLYRDPSSAVVRWVAANPGDSRVGVIRDKIASQPQARWFANFNPSTVQAEVSEHIGAANAAQQIPVLAVYEITNRDCGGASAGGAPDLNQYQTWVSNFARGLGNQTVLIILETDSLALLTCLNSSELAARNQAISTATRTIKSANPNAKVYLDAGHSTWNSAGETANRLRAAGVQYADGFFSNVSNYNSTSSEANFGRAVISSLNGMGLSGKRQVIDTSRNGGASGDWCGDDNTDRRIGQYPTTNTGDANIDAYLWVKPPGEADGCRYTAGSFQPDLAFSLANGAPNPPTTTPPTTPPTTPPTTPPSTPPTGDGCYANVAINQWAGGFTASVTVTAGQSDINGWTVTIVLPGGAAVTGTWNAQASGSSGSVQFRNVSYNGRVLGRQSTNFGFQGTGTGPGTTATCVTA, encoded by the coding sequence GTGGCTATCCTCTCCCCGCTCCGCGGCAGATCGGCCGTCAGTGTCGCGGCCATCGTGGGCACCGTCGCCGCAGGCGTCTGCTTCGCCGTCAACGGCGCGTCCGCCGGCACGGTGTCCGGATCGCTCTACCGCGACCCGAGTTCGGCGGTCGTCCGCTGGGTCGCCGCCAACCCCGGCGACTCACGTGTCGGGGTGATTCGCGACAAGATCGCGAGTCAGCCGCAGGCCCGTTGGTTCGCCAACTTCAACCCGTCCACCGTGCAGGCCGAGGTCTCCGAACACATCGGTGCTGCCAACGCGGCACAGCAGATCCCGGTGCTGGCGGTGTACGAGATCACCAACCGGGACTGCGGCGGGGCCAGCGCGGGTGGCGCACCGGACCTCAACCAGTACCAGACGTGGGTGTCCAACTTCGCCAGAGGGCTCGGCAACCAGACCGTCCTGATCATCCTGGAGACCGACTCGCTCGCCCTGCTGACGTGCCTGAACAGCAGCGAGCTCGCCGCGCGCAACCAGGCGATCTCGACGGCAACCCGGACCATCAAGTCGGCCAACCCCAACGCCAAGGTGTACCTCGACGCCGGCCACTCCACCTGGAACAGCGCGGGTGAGACGGCCAACCGGCTGCGGGCGGCCGGCGTGCAGTACGCCGACGGCTTCTTCAGCAACGTGTCGAACTACAACTCCACCTCCAGCGAGGCGAACTTCGGCCGGGCGGTCATCTCCTCCCTCAACGGCATGGGCCTCTCGGGCAAGCGGCAGGTCATCGACACCAGCCGCAACGGCGGTGCCAGCGGCGACTGGTGCGGCGACGACAACACCGACCGACGCATCGGGCAGTACCCGACGACGAACACCGGGGACGCCAACATCGACGCGTACCTGTGGGTGAAGCCGCCGGGTGAGGCGGACGGCTGCCGCTACACGGCCGGTTCGTTCCAGCCCGACCTGGCCTTCAGCCTGGCCAATGGCGCGCCCAACCCGCCGACGACCACGCCACCCACCACCCCGCCGACCACCCCACCCACCACCCCGCCGAGCACCCCGCCGACCGGTGACGGCTGCTACGCGAACGTGGCGATCAACCAGTGGGCCGGCGGGTTCACCGCGAGCGTGACGGTCACGGCCGGGCAGTCGGATATCAACGGCTGGACCGTGACCATCGTGCTGCCCGGCGGCGCCGCGGTCACCGGCACCTGGAATGCCCAGGCCAGCGGCAGCAGCGGATCCGTCCAGTTCCGCAACGTCAGCTACAACGGACGCGTCCTCGGCCGGCAGTCGACCAACTTCGGCTTCCAGGGCACCGGCACCGGCCCGGGTACGACGGCCACCTGCGTGACCGCCTGA
- a CDS encoding cellulose binding domain-containing protein yields MLKRRHLFPSIAAAALLLAVTTGGALSGGLGGAAVASTYGTLAATAGCGKAPTLTSGTRTIQSSGQSRTYNLRIPDGYDRNRPYRLIFGFHWLNGSANNVTSAGYYGLQPLSNNSAIFVAPQGLNAGWANTNGRDLTLFDDISRQVENDLCVDTTQRFALGWSYGGAMSYAVACARPTVIRAVTVISGANLSGCNGGTQPVAYFGIHGTFDSVLNISQGRQLRDTFVRNNGCTAQSPREPSRGSLSHITTAYSGCRAGYPVQWAAFDGDHTPSPVDGSGSPNDSRTWTSGEIWRFFSQFASTTPPTTTPPTDPPPTTPPPTGEPGTCTATYRTLNTWPGGFQAEVTVANNSTAALNGWTVGLTLAGGQAISSLWSGVNTGTSGSVTVRNAPYNGAVGPNASTTFGFTATGNGATAPSNVTCASS; encoded by the coding sequence ATGCTCAAACGGAGGCACCTCTTCCCATCCATCGCGGCCGCGGCGCTTCTCCTCGCGGTCACCACCGGCGGAGCGCTCAGTGGTGGCCTCGGCGGGGCCGCGGTGGCCTCGACGTACGGCACACTCGCGGCGACCGCCGGTTGCGGCAAGGCCCCCACGCTGACCAGCGGCACGCGCACGATCCAGAGCAGCGGGCAGAGCCGTACCTACAACCTGCGGATTCCGGACGGGTACGACAGGAACCGCCCCTACCGACTGATCTTCGGCTTCCACTGGTTGAACGGCTCGGCGAACAACGTCACGTCGGCCGGCTACTACGGGTTGCAGCCGCTGTCGAACAACAGCGCGATCTTCGTCGCTCCGCAGGGTCTCAACGCCGGCTGGGCCAACACCAACGGCCGGGACCTGACCCTCTTCGACGACATCTCCCGGCAGGTCGAGAACGACCTCTGCGTCGACACGACCCAGCGCTTCGCTCTGGGCTGGAGCTACGGCGGCGCGATGAGCTACGCGGTGGCGTGTGCCCGGCCCACTGTCATCCGCGCGGTCACCGTCATCTCCGGCGCCAACCTCAGCGGCTGTAACGGCGGAACGCAACCGGTCGCCTACTTCGGCATCCACGGCACCTTCGACAGCGTGCTGAACATCTCGCAGGGTCGGCAACTGCGCGACACGTTCGTGCGGAACAACGGCTGCACCGCGCAGAGCCCGCGCGAGCCGAGCCGGGGCAGCCTCTCCCACATCACCACCGCCTACTCCGGCTGCCGAGCCGGGTACCCGGTGCAGTGGGCCGCGTTCGACGGCGACCACACACCCAGCCCGGTCGACGGGTCGGGCAGCCCCAACGACTCCCGGACGTGGACCTCGGGCGAGATCTGGAGGTTCTTCAGCCAGTTCGCGTCGACCACCCCGCCGACGACGACGCCGCCCACCGACCCGCCGCCGACCACTCCGCCGCCCACCGGTGAGCCGGGGACCTGCACCGCCACCTACCGGACGCTGAACACCTGGCCCGGCGGCTTCCAGGCTGAGGTGACGGTGGCCAACAACTCCACGGCGGCCCTGAACGGCTGGACTGTGGGCCTGACTTTGGCCGGCGGACAGGCCATCAGCAGCCTGTGGAGCGGTGTCAACACGGGCACCTCGGGCAGCGTCACCGTCCGGAACGCCCCCTACAACGGCGCAGTGGGTCCGAACGCGTCAACGACCTTCGGGTTCACCGCCACCGGCAACGGCGCCACCGCACCCAGCAACGTCACCTGCGCCAGCTCCTGA
- a CDS encoding alanine racemase, translated as MTRPVYVHDLDALAAQVSAIRAALPRQVELLYAVKANPDPGVLRTLAPIVDGFEAASRGELRRLAELSPDRAPAAYAGPGKTDADLAAALAADVRRIHVESPAELRRLGALATASGTSAQVLLRVNLPVDAPGASLVMGGGPSPFGMDPADAIDCARRPPAGIDVRGIHAHLASGLDASLAGTVAAAVVEWAVTEVGATEVDVGGGMAVDYADPGARFDWVGYGRALADVLDAYPGVRLRIEPGRSVTAYCGAYLTEVVDVKRSYGEWFVVVAGGTHHLRTPAAKGHAQPFTVHRRHDVDGPRTDGGPVTVVGQLCTPKDVLSFSATAGSIGVGDVLVFAMAGAYAWNISHRDFLLHEPPLFRTGDPQEVAAEWVAGPRGS; from the coding sequence ATGACCCGACCCGTCTACGTCCACGACCTCGACGCGCTGGCCGCCCAGGTCAGCGCCATCCGGGCGGCGCTGCCCCGGCAGGTGGAGTTGCTGTACGCGGTCAAGGCCAACCCGGATCCGGGCGTGCTGCGTACCCTCGCCCCGATCGTCGACGGATTCGAGGCCGCGAGCCGTGGCGAGCTGCGCAGGCTCGCCGAGCTGTCACCGGACCGGGCCCCCGCCGCGTACGCCGGACCGGGAAAGACCGACGCGGACCTCGCTGCGGCTCTCGCCGCCGACGTGCGCCGCATCCACGTCGAGTCACCCGCCGAGCTTCGACGACTCGGCGCGTTGGCCACCGCCTCGGGCACCTCGGCCCAGGTGTTGCTGCGCGTGAACCTGCCGGTCGACGCCCCGGGCGCGAGTCTGGTCATGGGCGGGGGACCCAGCCCGTTCGGCATGGACCCGGCCGACGCGATCGACTGCGCCCGTCGCCCGCCCGCCGGCATCGACGTACGCGGAATCCACGCCCACCTGGCCAGCGGGTTGGACGCCTCGCTCGCCGGCACGGTCGCCGCCGCCGTGGTCGAGTGGGCGGTCACCGAGGTCGGTGCCACCGAGGTCGACGTCGGCGGGGGCATGGCCGTCGACTACGCCGACCCGGGAGCCCGATTCGACTGGGTGGGCTACGGCCGGGCCCTGGCGGACGTCCTCGACGCGTACCCGGGCGTGCGGCTGCGCATCGAGCCGGGTCGGTCGGTGACCGCCTACTGCGGGGCGTACCTCACCGAGGTCGTCGACGTGAAGCGCTCCTACGGCGAATGGTTCGTGGTGGTGGCCGGCGGGACCCACCACCTGCGTACACCGGCGGCGAAGGGCCACGCGCAGCCGTTCACCGTGCACCGGCGACACGACGTCGACGGCCCGCGTACCGACGGCGGGCCGGTCACCGTCGTCGGGCAGCTCTGCACCCCGAAGGACGTGCTGTCCTTCTCGGCCACCGCCGGGTCGATCGGCGTGGGCGACGTGCTGGTGTTCGCGATGGCCGGGGCGTACGCCTGGAACATCAGCCACCGCGACTTCCTGCTGCACGAGCCGCCGCTGTTCCGGACGGGCGACCCGCAGGAGGTGGCCGCGGAATGGGTGGCCGGTCCGCGCGGCTCGTGA
- a CDS encoding IucA/IucC family protein, with protein sequence MTGAQLRSRPATDTGRVADLAAAHAVFGCLIRELAPPDGTPRVVDGAAQLLLPNLDVTVRCEVARNSPLGAHRYVGPVQRTTDSGRWADLDADGLARLVAAELTTRTGLVNDEFVEQVQASRDTVARLLADRPAQNPDPTGEPAIDAYVDSEQSLVFGHPHHPTPKWRSGDPDRWRAYAPELRTSFRLRWLAVPDDLVVGAGPFDALVAALDPPRPPAGHRVLPVHPWQLSLLPPTHPRLRDLGEAGTPVRPTASVRTLYAPTADLFVKTSLHVRITNCLRKNARYELTGAVALTDLLAGVPMPAGVGLLTEPAYRTVDVPGPDEAYGTIVRTGLRPHLRPGDTPMLAAALAATPLVTPDPVHWWRAYIGLLVPAVLRCWLRHGVVHEAHLQNVVVVLDRDHRPVRMLLRDLEGVKLDADRLVGWPDGVPPQVRYGSRDARRRIVYCLFVNHLGGICGALADARPGIERRLWQELRRVLDAVATDLDDPPELRALLNGEALPAKANLLVRWRRDADRAAPFVAVPNPMGGPR encoded by the coding sequence ATGACGGGCGCCCAGCTGCGCTCCCGGCCGGCCACCGACACCGGTCGGGTCGCCGACCTGGCCGCCGCGCACGCCGTCTTCGGCTGCCTGATCCGTGAGCTGGCCCCGCCGGACGGCACCCCGAGGGTGGTCGACGGCGCCGCACAGCTCCTGCTGCCGAACCTCGACGTCACGGTGCGCTGCGAGGTCGCGCGGAACTCGCCGCTCGGGGCACACCGCTACGTCGGCCCGGTGCAACGGACGACCGACAGCGGCCGGTGGGCGGACCTCGACGCCGACGGGTTGGCCCGCCTGGTCGCGGCCGAGCTCACCACCCGTACCGGCCTGGTCAACGACGAGTTCGTCGAGCAGGTCCAGGCCAGCCGGGACACCGTCGCCCGGCTGCTGGCGGACCGGCCGGCGCAGAACCCGGACCCCACCGGCGAGCCCGCCATCGACGCGTACGTCGACTCCGAACAGTCACTGGTCTTCGGTCACCCGCACCACCCCACCCCGAAGTGGCGCAGCGGCGACCCCGACCGCTGGCGGGCGTACGCGCCGGAGTTGCGCACGTCGTTCCGGCTGCGCTGGCTCGCCGTACCTGACGATCTGGTCGTCGGCGCCGGCCCGTTCGACGCGCTCGTGGCCGCCCTCGACCCGCCCCGACCCCCGGCGGGGCACCGCGTCCTGCCGGTGCATCCGTGGCAGCTGTCCCTGCTCCCGCCGACGCACCCGCGCCTGCGCGACCTGGGTGAGGCCGGCACGCCGGTGCGACCGACGGCGAGTGTCCGCACCCTGTACGCCCCGACGGCCGACCTGTTCGTCAAGACCAGCCTGCACGTCCGGATCACCAACTGCCTGCGCAAGAACGCCCGCTACGAGCTCACCGGGGCGGTGGCGCTGACCGACCTGCTGGCAGGGGTGCCGATGCCGGCCGGCGTCGGGCTGCTCACCGAACCCGCCTACCGCACCGTCGACGTTCCCGGCCCGGACGAGGCGTACGGGACGATAGTGCGCACCGGCCTGCGCCCGCACCTGCGTCCCGGGGACACCCCGATGCTGGCGGCGGCGTTGGCCGCCACACCGCTGGTGACGCCGGACCCGGTGCACTGGTGGCGCGCGTACATCGGGTTGCTGGTGCCGGCCGTGCTGCGGTGCTGGCTCCGCCACGGCGTCGTGCACGAGGCGCACCTGCAGAACGTGGTAGTCGTGCTCGACCGTGACCACCGCCCGGTCCGCATGCTGCTGCGTGACCTGGAGGGGGTGAAGCTCGACGCCGACCGGCTGGTCGGCTGGCCCGACGGTGTCCCCCCGCAGGTCCGGTACGGGTCCCGGGACGCCCGTCGCCGGATCGTCTACTGCCTGTTCGTGAACCACCTCGGTGGCATCTGCGGTGCCCTGGCCGACGCCCGACCCGGGATCGAACGGAGGCTGTGGCAGGAGCTACGGCGCGTCCTCGACGCGGTCGCGACCGACCTCGACGATCCGCCCGAGCTGCGCGCGCTGCTCAACGGGGAGGCGTTGCCCGCCAAGGCGAACCTCCTGGTCCGGTGGCGGCGTGACGCGGACCGGGCGGCGCCCTTCGTGGCGGTGCCGAACCCGATGGGTGGGCCACGATGA
- a CDS encoding IucA/IucC family protein, with protein sequence MTDDCERELFTRVLDALLREDHLGLLRTGRPDGPDWWEVPHPAGLLRVPVRADGFQQALRSAAPSVLLLDSDGGTHRTDTLEGLLTLLAPSGSPEAAAGWRDFGDECRADLRARRLAAGNRPRVLAQVAVDRAVTPTGLPAALLDDVLAAHHGHPVYPTDRCRHGLDDDELLRYAPEHHPRFTLRWHAAPAEGVRLSGDLPSWWPPAQKPDQVLFPVHPVTATRHALPVTDLPAITVRPTLSMRTVALDRDPYLHLKLPLPTASLGARNRRTLRPGSLADGAAVAALLDRIADAEPTFAGRIRHVDEGTWAHVDGDERRSFLLRRFPRDLADVHVVPVAALAAADPEAGTVLERIRPEQPVTLLGSYLDLLLDWHVHLWLRHGIALEAHPQNIHLLVHPDGTVGLLYKDNDGARLDARHGGPGGLVLDDDRMWARDPQELADVFVTITLHLAAAAPLVALAARGLSVPSPAEALAPRLAAARDRWGDGPAARTFTERVLRAAHLPVKGMLTAGTLLPKQRLGCADINKYYLRTGPNYLRETR encoded by the coding sequence GTGACCGACGACTGCGAGCGGGAGCTCTTCACCCGAGTCCTCGACGCGCTGCTGCGGGAGGATCACCTCGGCCTGCTGCGCACCGGCCGACCCGACGGCCCCGACTGGTGGGAGGTGCCGCACCCCGCCGGTCTGCTACGCGTTCCGGTGCGGGCGGACGGGTTCCAGCAGGCCCTCCGCAGCGCCGCGCCGTCGGTGCTGCTGCTCGACAGTGACGGCGGCACCCACCGCACGGACACGCTGGAAGGACTGTTGACGCTGCTCGCCCCGAGCGGCAGCCCCGAGGCTGCGGCCGGCTGGCGGGACTTCGGCGACGAGTGTCGCGCCGACCTGCGGGCCCGGCGGCTCGCCGCAGGCAACCGGCCCCGGGTGCTCGCTCAGGTGGCCGTCGACCGCGCGGTCACTCCGACCGGTCTGCCGGCGGCGCTCCTGGACGACGTGCTCGCCGCCCACCACGGCCACCCGGTCTACCCCACCGACCGGTGCCGGCACGGTCTCGACGACGACGAACTGCTCCGGTACGCCCCGGAACACCACCCGCGGTTCACGTTGCGGTGGCACGCCGCCCCCGCCGAGGGCGTCCGGCTCAGCGGCGACCTCCCGTCCTGGTGGCCGCCCGCGCAGAAACCGGACCAGGTCCTGTTCCCGGTGCACCCGGTCACCGCGACACGGCACGCGCTACCGGTGACGGACCTGCCGGCGATCACCGTACGACCCACCCTCTCCATGCGGACGGTCGCGCTGGACCGCGACCCGTACCTGCATCTCAAGCTGCCGCTGCCGACCGCGAGCCTCGGCGCCCGCAACCGACGTACGCTGCGCCCGGGCTCACTCGCGGACGGCGCGGCCGTCGCCGCGCTGCTCGACCGGATCGCCGACGCCGAACCCACCTTCGCCGGGCGGATCCGGCACGTCGACGAGGGCACCTGGGCGCACGTCGACGGAGACGAGCGGCGCAGTTTCCTCCTGCGCCGGTTCCCGCGCGATCTCGCGGACGTGCACGTGGTGCCGGTGGCGGCCCTCGCCGCGGCCGACCCGGAGGCGGGAACGGTCCTCGAACGAATCCGCCCCGAGCAGCCGGTGACGCTGCTGGGGTCCTACCTGGACCTGCTGCTCGACTGGCACGTCCACCTCTGGCTCCGGCACGGGATCGCCCTGGAGGCGCACCCGCAGAACATCCACCTGTTGGTGCACCCCGACGGCACCGTCGGGCTGCTCTACAAGGACAACGACGGGGCCCGACTCGACGCGCGGCACGGCGGCCCGGGCGGGCTCGTCCTCGACGACGACCGGATGTGGGCGCGCGACCCGCAGGAGTTGGCCGACGTCTTCGTCACCATCACCCTGCACCTGGCCGCCGCCGCGCCCCTGGTCGCGCTGGCCGCCCGAGGGCTGTCCGTGCCGTCGCCCGCCGAGGCGCTGGCACCCCGGCTCGCCGCCGCCCGCGACCGATGGGGTGACGGGCCCGCGGCGCGAACCTTCACCGAGCGGGTCCTGCGGGCCGCCCACCTGCCCGTCAAGGGGATGCTCACCGCCGGCACCCTGCTGCCCAAGCAGCGGCTCGGCTGCGCCGACATCAACAAGTACTACCTGCGTACCGGCCCGAACTACCTCCGGGAGACACGATGA